The following are from one region of the Gossypium hirsutum isolate 1008001.06 chromosome D03, Gossypium_hirsutum_v2.1, whole genome shotgun sequence genome:
- the LOC107949859 gene encoding uncharacterized protein, with the protein MSNLAKLEFAALDISGKKYLSWVLDAEIHLDAKGLGNTIVANEEASNQDKAKAMIFIRYHLHEGLKVEYLTVKDPLKLWKKLNERFDHQKMMILPKARHDWMHLRLQIFKTVSEYNSELFKISSQLKLCRENITDKDLLEKTFSTFHATNVPLQQKYLAEQNNELLVKNHGIRPTGTAPLSEVNVAVHNKYENEKYKGRDRGRGRSGGHGRGRTSNCYHGVHNSGISDHQKKNNNEG; encoded by the exons atgtcaaatcttgccAAACTAGAATTTGCTGCCCTAGACATCTCAGGCAAAAAATATTTGTCATGGGTGTTAGATGCTGAAATTCACCTAGATGCTAAAGGTCTAGGGAATACTATAGTAGCAAATGAAGAAGCATCTAACCAAGACAAGGCAAAAGCAATGATTTTCATCCGTTATCATCTACATGAAGGATTAAAAGTAGAATATCTCACTGTGAAAGACCCTCTTAAGTTGTGGAAAAAATTGAACGAAAGATTTGACCACCAGAAAATGATGATCCTCCCTAAAGCTCGTCATGATTGGATGCACTTACGGTTGCAAATTTTTAAGACTGTAAGTGAATACAattcagaacttttcaaaattagttcaCAACTGAAATTATGTAGAGAAAACATAACTGATAAGGATTTGTTAgagaaaacattttcaacctttcatGCTACTAATGTGCCCCTGCAGCAAAAATACt tggctgaacaaaataatgagttGTTGGTGAAAAATCATGGAATTCGTCCCACTGGTACTGCACCACTCTCTGAAGTGAATGTTGCAGTACAcaataaatatgaaaatgaaaaatataaaggtCGTGATCGTGGTCGTGGACGTAGTGGGGGACATGGTCGAGGACGTACTAGTAACTGCTATCATGGTGTTCATAATAGTGGTATTTCTGACCACCaaaaaaagaataacaatgaaGGATAA